In Mycobacteriales bacterium, the sequence CACCAAAGGGCCCGACTACATGCAGCGGTTCGTCAAACCGGACCGCGCGCAGGCCCAAGCGTGGCGGACGCGGATCAGGGCGCTGCAGCGGACCTACCGCGACGGCATCAAGGCCCTCGACGCGCACGCCTCCGGTGACTTCACCAAGGCCGCCCCCCTTCAGCAAGACCTGATCCTCGCCAAGCAGGCGGTCCTGCCGTTCACCAACGTCATGTTCGGCCACACCATCGAAGGCATGTACTCGGTGCCGGAGTACGGCGGCAACAAGGGCCTCGCGGGCTGGCGGGAGATCGACTACCCCGGCGACAGCCAACCCCGCGGCTACACCGCCAAGGAGATGGCGCAAGTCGACGTCGACGTCATCGACCCCACCGGCATCGTGTCCCAGCTGCTCGGCGACTTCGAGAACATCGTGAAGATCTACGCAAGCGGGCTCTGGCGTGCGTAAGGCGGTCATCGCCGGATCAGGGGCCGGCGCGAGCGTCACCGCGATGACCCTCGCGGAAGCGGGCTGGCACGTGGTGCTGCTCGAGAAGGGGCCCAACTACTTCACGGGGCTGGGCGAGAGCTGGCCGCCGAAGACCGTCTTCTCCAACGACAACCTGAAGCTCACGCGCAACTTCGAGCTGCCAGACCCCTCGGCGTACCCGCGCACCTTCCGGACCAGCGCGGCGCAGAAGAGCGGCTACTACGTCGGCCCGGTCAACGAGCTGCCGGTCGCGGTCGGCGGCGGCACGATCCACTACGGCGCGGCGATGCCCCGCTTCTGGGACATCGACTTCAAGCAGCTGTCATTGCTCGGCCCGCAGCCCGGCGCGGACGTCGCCGACTGGCCGTTCGAGTACTCCGACCTCTCGCACCTGTACGACGAGCTCGAGGAGCTGGTCGGGATCCAGGGCGACATGTCCGCGATGCCGCAGCACCCGGTGCTGGCCCACGCCCCACGCAGCAAGGGCTACCCGATGCCGCCGGGCCCGCCGCAACGAGCGTCCAAGCTGGTGGCCGACGGCGCGAAAGCGCTGGGCATGCATCCGTACCCGTTCCCGCACGCGATCAACTCGCGGCCGTACAACGG encodes:
- a CDS encoding gluconate 2-dehydrogenase subunit 3 family protein, translating into MTDDPGLLRRRPTRRRVLGTAGLLPLTALVPKVRPARSGAATGPTYRFFTDHEAAVVDAATRRIAPGPEDDVLEIGHPGAHECDVVGYIDTMLSMFEFSTPKIFAGGPWSNRHTKGPDYMQRFVKPDRAQAQAWRTRIRALQRTYRDGIKALDAHASGDFTKAAPLQQDLILAKQAVLPFTNVMFGHTIEGMYSVPEYGGNKGLAGWREIDYPGDSQPRGYTAKEMAQVDVDVIDPTGIVSQLLGDFENIVKIYASGLWRA